A single region of the Mechercharimyces sp. CAU 1602 genome encodes:
- a CDS encoding glycosyltransferase, translated as MSGILSLLPQLGNMMGYKVLRERNDGKLGVGKMRLFYLSSGCGFTFNKELADEDQAIILGLRQLSCSLRNFRFSTFLIGRESNRQLLRRIRAFSPDVILAFRGMRISSDKVREIKRKVGVPIGIWVVDDPYRLQTHATLTIPYDFVVTQDAASLPFYQKRGKPCVHVPLAYNEEKYVPAQVPSQYHSDLCFIGSGFPARLHVFDQLAPFLREKKFILIGQWWEKLKHYNALRTHIYNRPIPPTEVMKYYNGAKIVLNIHRTRNDRKENLENLPAVTPNSRTFEIAACRSFQLATWRRGLQNYYRIGEEIISYRGVHDLREKIEYYLPRQKERVLISSAGYMRTQRDHRYKHRLRTLLAFMEQYAEGKKR; from the coding sequence ATGAGCGGAATTTTGTCGCTCCTGCCACAGCTGGGAAATATGATGGGATATAAAGTACTTCGTGAACGGAACGATGGAAAGTTGGGAGTAGGTAAAATGCGTCTTTTTTATCTCTCATCCGGTTGCGGGTTTACCTTTAACAAAGAGTTAGCAGACGAAGATCAGGCGATTATATTAGGTTTGCGGCAACTCTCCTGTTCCTTACGCAATTTTCGCTTCAGTACATTTCTTATTGGGAGGGAGTCGAATCGGCAGTTATTAAGGCGGATACGCGCTTTTTCTCCTGATGTCATTTTAGCATTTCGTGGGATGAGGATATCGTCAGATAAGGTTCGGGAAATAAAGCGGAAGGTGGGTGTGCCTATCGGGATATGGGTGGTAGATGATCCGTACCGTCTTCAAACGCATGCAACCTTGACTATCCCTTATGATTTTGTGGTGACGCAAGATGCAGCTAGTCTCCCTTTTTATCAGAAGCGGGGAAAGCCGTGTGTTCATGTACCGCTTGCTTATAATGAAGAGAAGTATGTTCCAGCGCAAGTTCCCTCACAATATCATTCTGATCTCTGTTTTATCGGCAGTGGATTTCCTGCTCGTCTCCACGTTTTTGATCAGTTGGCTCCTTTTTTGCGGGAGAAGAAATTTATCTTAATCGGACAATGGTGGGAGAAGTTGAAGCATTATAATGCTCTACGCACTCACATCTATAATCGCCCCATTCCTCCAACTGAGGTAATGAAATATTATAACGGTGCCAAGATTGTTCTTAATATCCATCGGACTCGCAATGACCGCAAAGAGAATCTAGAGAATTTGCCGGCTGTCACCCCTAATAGCCGTACATTTGAAATTGCGGCATGTCGTTCTTTTCAATTGGCTACGTGGAGGCGCGGGCTACAAAATTATTATCGCATCGGAGAAGAGATTATTTCTTATCGAGGAGTTCATGACTTGCGAGAAAAAATCGAATATTACCTCCCCCGTCAGAAGGAACGGGTGTTGATCTCATCTGCAGGATATATGCGTACACAAAGAGATCACCGCTATAAACACCGTTTGCGTACGCTGCTAGCTTTTATGGAACAGTATGCAGAAGGGAAGAAGAGGTAA
- a CDS encoding sulfatase, translated as MKIVWIAVDTLRADRVGCYQPKKESLTPHMDSLAEESILFEKMIAENNVTQSAFVTMMSGRHPYQHGIVNMKPRSIPRKIHPLSLLLRKHGYQTGAIDCNYRITGPENPWFTRGYQTYIDPARDRTTHLTTSADEINEHALPWLEEHYDKENFFLFLHYWDPHYPYRPQSDVPITIEPIRDDHLQLKNVMREPLYSYVKEWNPETNNPDYICAQYDQTVSQVDRAIGEVIATLKRLQIFEDTLLLLVADHGEGMGDHQIYFNHHSLYDSMIHVPFMLCYPRQFPQHKRIPALVEQADITPTILTLANIQPPRHFTPMDGKPLIPLIHERKKEIHPFVISCEANWHLKRSIRTHKWKLIQAFDKDAYGNPRFELYDLVNDPLENSNLAAKHPQIVKTLHRQMTRWVRYMLKKYKREDPLRIGVREHLHPLTANEEEKVKKRLTELGY; from the coding sequence GTGAAAATTGTTTGGATTGCTGTTGATACCTTGCGAGCCGATCGGGTGGGTTGCTACCAACCAAAAAAAGAATCCTTAACCCCTCATATGGATTCACTAGCGGAAGAAAGCATCTTATTTGAAAAAATGATTGCAGAAAACAATGTAACCCAAAGTGCTTTTGTAACCATGATGAGTGGAAGACATCCCTATCAACATGGGATTGTTAATATGAAACCACGTAGCATCCCTCGAAAAATACACCCTTTAAGCTTGCTTTTACGAAAACACGGCTATCAAACTGGCGCTATTGATTGTAACTACCGTATTACCGGTCCCGAAAATCCATGGTTTACCCGCGGGTATCAAACGTATATCGACCCTGCTCGGGATCGCACCACGCACTTAACAACCTCAGCAGATGAAATTAACGAACATGCACTTCCTTGGTTGGAAGAGCATTATGATAAAGAAAATTTTTTTCTTTTCTTACATTATTGGGATCCACACTACCCTTACCGTCCTCAATCAGATGTCCCCATTACCATTGAGCCCATTCGAGATGACCATCTTCAGTTAAAAAATGTGATGCGGGAGCCTCTCTACAGTTATGTAAAAGAGTGGAACCCCGAAACAAATAATCCCGACTACATTTGTGCGCAGTACGATCAAACTGTTTCCCAAGTAGATCGAGCCATCGGCGAAGTGATTGCCACGTTGAAACGGTTACAGATCTTTGAAGATACCCTTCTCCTACTCGTTGCCGATCATGGAGAGGGGATGGGAGACCACCAAATTTATTTTAATCATCACTCTTTATACGATAGCATGATCCACGTTCCTTTTATGCTCTGCTACCCACGCCAATTCCCCCAACACAAACGGATACCCGCTCTAGTAGAACAAGCCGATATTACTCCCACCATTCTTACCTTAGCCAACATTCAGCCGCCACGACACTTCACACCTATGGACGGCAAACCTCTTATCCCCTTAATCCATGAACGAAAAAAAGAAATTCACCCCTTCGTCATCTCCTGTGAAGCTAATTGGCACTTGAAGCGCTCTATTCGCACACATAAGTGGAAGCTTATTCAAGCCTTCGATAAGGATGCTTATGGTAATCCACGCTTTGAATTGTATGATCTAGTAAATGATCCATTAGAGAATTCAAATCTAGCAGCAAAACATCCTCAAATCGTGAAAACTTTGCACCGACAAATGACTCGCTGGGTGCGCTATATGCTGAAAAAATATAAAAGGGAAGATCCACTACGTATAGGGGTACGTGAACATCTTCATCCTTTAACCGCGAATGAGGAGGAAAAAGTAAAAAAACGCTTAACCGAGCTCGGCTACTAA
- a CDS encoding alkaline phosphatase family protein, producing the protein MRVREKKVMVIGLDCADPELVFTRFLDKLPHLKRLIQSGASARLRSTDPPITVPAWASMVTGKDPGQLGCYGFRNRFDYGYNSVGIVDSSVITEPTIWDVLGEHGFQSLVMGVPPTYPVKPIEGNMISCCLTPDASSPYTYPSALKHEIERKIGTYLFDVDNFRTAKYDELLTSIYEMTRLRFQTARYLLQAKEWDFFMMVEMGIDRIHHAFWHLMDSKHVLHEPSQYRDAILQYYQYVDQQIGELIASVPGNPMIMVVSDHGAKRMDGGFCINEWLRKEGYLTLKKEPTQLGPLDLSEVDWRRTKAWGYGGYYGRIHLNVKGREPHGLVDASRYERTRNQLIKKLRSLKDDHGARFPVTVFKPDKKYETTNNIPPDLIAYFGDLYWRSIGLVGGNQIFTHENDVGPDGANHDYEGIFISSWKNNSQRVDGGLLLHGLQIADIAPTVLNEFGISPLAGMVGKVIRTQES; encoded by the coding sequence ATGAGGGTAAGAGAGAAGAAGGTGATGGTGATTGGCCTGGATTGTGCCGATCCTGAGCTTGTTTTTACCCGTTTTCTCGATAAATTGCCTCATCTTAAGCGTTTGATACAATCAGGTGCCTCTGCTCGTCTGCGCAGTACAGATCCTCCTATCACAGTTCCTGCTTGGGCATCGATGGTGACGGGAAAAGATCCCGGTCAGTTAGGATGTTACGGATTTCGTAATCGCTTTGACTATGGGTATAACTCTGTTGGAATTGTAGATAGCTCTGTGATTACAGAACCTACGATCTGGGATGTTCTAGGTGAACATGGATTCCAGTCACTGGTAATGGGGGTTCCGCCCACATATCCAGTTAAGCCGATAGAAGGAAATATGATCTCATGTTGCCTTACTCCAGACGCCTCCTCTCCTTATACGTATCCCTCAGCATTAAAACATGAGATAGAAAGAAAAATAGGTACGTACTTATTTGATGTAGATAATTTTCGGACAGCTAAGTATGATGAACTGCTTACCTCTATATACGAGATGACTCGACTACGCTTTCAAACCGCACGCTACTTATTGCAAGCGAAAGAATGGGATTTTTTTATGATGGTAGAGATGGGGATAGATCGGATTCATCATGCTTTTTGGCATTTGATGGATTCGAAACATGTGTTGCATGAGCCATCTCAATATCGTGATGCTATTTTGCAGTACTATCAATATGTGGATCAACAGATTGGGGAGCTGATTGCCTCTGTGCCAGGAAACCCTATGATTATGGTAGTTTCCGATCACGGGGCAAAACGCATGGATGGAGGTTTTTGTATCAATGAATGGTTGCGGAAAGAAGGGTACCTTACCCTTAAAAAGGAGCCAACACAACTAGGTCCGCTCGACTTATCTGAAGTGGATTGGAGACGTACGAAAGCGTGGGGATACGGAGGATATTATGGCCGTATTCATCTCAATGTAAAGGGGAGAGAGCCGCATGGATTGGTAGATGCCAGCCGTTATGAACGTACGCGAAATCAATTGATTAAAAAGCTAAGATCACTTAAAGATGATCACGGCGCTCGTTTTCCGGTGACGGTGTTTAAGCCGGATAAAAAATATGAGACGACCAATAACATTCCCCCCGATCTGATTGCCTACTTTGGGGATCTGTATTGGCGTTCGATTGGCTTGGTAGGTGGGAACCAGATATTTACGCATGAAAATGATGTTGGTCCAGATGGTGCCAATCATGATTACGAAGGAATTTTTATTTCATCGTGGAAAAACAACTCGCAACGCGTGGATGGAGGGCTATTGTTGCATGGATTGCAAATTGCTGATATTGCACCTACTGTGCTAAATGAATTCGGCATCTCACCATTAGCGGGAATGGTGGGAAAGGTGATTCGTACACAAGAATCATGA